In the genome of Actinomadura graeca, one region contains:
- a CDS encoding TetR/AcrR family transcriptional regulator: MPRADARRNRELLLAAARDVFADQGTDAPLDVVARRAGVGNATMYRHFPTRRDLLVAVYAGEVAALTAEGRDLLTEDPPADALFSWLRTFIAHVATKTDLARAIPECERSALFDDWHTAMHETTSALLARAQKAGEVCPDLKATDLLTLANGIALAAEDAAAEDAPQTDRLLRLVRQGTTP, translated from the coding sequence ATGCCCCGGGCGGACGCGCGACGCAACCGCGAGCTGCTGCTGGCGGCCGCCAGGGACGTCTTCGCCGACCAGGGGACGGACGCGCCGCTCGACGTGGTCGCCCGCCGGGCGGGGGTCGGCAACGCGACCATGTACCGGCACTTCCCCACCCGCCGCGACCTGCTCGTCGCCGTGTACGCCGGGGAGGTCGCCGCCCTCACCGCCGAGGGGCGGGACCTCCTCACCGAGGACCCGCCCGCCGACGCCCTGTTCTCCTGGCTCCGGACCTTCATCGCCCACGTCGCCACCAAGACGGACCTGGCCCGCGCCATACCCGAATGCGAGCGCAGCGCACTGTTCGACGATTGGCACACGGCGATGCACGAGACTACGTCGGCGCTCCTCGCGCGCGCGCAGAAGGCCGGTGAGGTCTGCCCGGATCTGAAAGCAACCGACCTCCTCACCCTGGCCAACGGCATCGCCTTGGCCGCAGAGGACGCGGCCGCAGAGGACGCCCCGCAGACCGACAGGCTCCTCCGGCTCGTCCGCCAGGGCACGACCCCCTGA
- the msrA gene encoding peptide-methionine (S)-S-oxide reductase MsrA, whose amino-acid sequence MFGFAKTHMVSPEKALPGRETPIPVPPRHEVLDAPLAPPFPDGTEIAEFALGCFWGAERKFWETPGVVSTSVGYEGGHTPNPTYEEVCSGLTGHTETVRVAYDPSKVSYDVLLRVFWESHDPTQGMRQGNDVGTQYRSAIFYRTESQRAAAETSRDAYQPVLTAAGHGPITTDLTPATTFYYAEDYHQQYLHKNPGGYCGLGGTGLSCPVGVARAE is encoded by the coding sequence ATGTTCGGCTTCGCGAAGACCCACATGGTCAGTCCGGAGAAGGCCCTCCCCGGCCGGGAGACGCCCATCCCGGTGCCGCCCCGCCACGAGGTCCTTGACGCTCCGCTCGCCCCGCCCTTCCCCGACGGCACCGAGATCGCCGAGTTCGCGCTCGGCTGCTTCTGGGGCGCCGAACGCAAGTTCTGGGAGACCCCCGGCGTCGTGTCCACGTCCGTCGGCTACGAGGGCGGCCACACCCCGAACCCCACTTACGAAGAGGTTTGCAGCGGCCTCACCGGCCACACCGAGACCGTCCGCGTCGCGTACGACCCGTCCAAGGTCTCCTACGACGTCCTCCTCCGCGTCTTCTGGGAGTCCCACGACCCCACCCAGGGCATGCGCCAGGGCAACGACGTCGGCACCCAGTACCGCTCGGCGATTTTCTACCGCACCGAGTCCCAGCGCGCCGCCGCCGAAACGTCCCGGGACGCCTACCAGCCCGTCCTCACCGCCGCCGGCCACGGCCCCATCACCACCGACCTCACCCCGGCGACGACCTTCTACTACGCCGAGGACTACCACCAGCAGTACCTCCACAAGAACCCCGGCGGCTACTGCGGCCTGGGCGGAACCGGCCTGAGCTGCCCCGTAGGCGTCGCGAGGGCAGAGTAG
- the rarD gene encoding EamA family transporter RarD, whose translation MPFVKRGVLYGAGAYVLWGLFPLYWPLLKPAGAMEILAHRIMWSLVAVAAILAAGRNWSRLRAITWRQAGLLALAAVLVSANWGTFIYAVNSGHTIEGALGYFINPLISVLFGVAVFRERLRFWQWAAVGLGTAAVVLLTVDYGRLPWIALVLACSFGTYGLLKKFANTPSVESLTVETAVMFLPALAVAVTLQVRGDAAVGHHGIGHAALVAGAGLVTAVPLLLFNSAAIRLPLSTIGMLQYLAPILQFLIGLLVQDERMPASRWAGFLLVWLALIALTWDGVRAARRTRPLPEPVPEAVH comes from the coding sequence GTGCCGTTTGTGAAGCGTGGTGTGCTGTACGGGGCCGGAGCCTACGTTCTGTGGGGGTTGTTCCCGCTCTACTGGCCGCTGCTGAAGCCGGCGGGCGCGATGGAGATCCTGGCCCACCGGATCATGTGGTCGCTGGTCGCGGTGGCCGCGATCCTCGCGGCCGGGCGGAACTGGAGCAGGCTCCGGGCGATCACGTGGCGGCAGGCCGGGCTGCTGGCGCTGGCGGCGGTGCTGGTCAGCGCCAACTGGGGCACCTTCATCTACGCGGTCAACAGCGGGCACACCATCGAGGGGGCGCTGGGGTACTTCATCAACCCCCTGATCAGCGTGCTGTTCGGGGTGGCCGTCTTCCGGGAGCGGCTCCGGTTCTGGCAGTGGGCCGCGGTCGGGCTGGGCACGGCGGCGGTCGTGCTGCTGACCGTCGACTACGGGCGGCTGCCCTGGATCGCACTGGTCCTGGCGTGCTCGTTCGGGACGTATGGCCTGCTCAAGAAGTTCGCGAACACGCCTTCGGTGGAGAGCCTGACCGTCGAGACGGCCGTCATGTTCCTGCCCGCGCTCGCGGTCGCGGTGACACTCCAGGTGCGGGGGGACGCGGCGGTCGGCCACCACGGGATCGGGCACGCGGCGCTCGTGGCGGGGGCGGGGCTCGTGACGGCGGTCCCGCTGCTGCTCTTCAACTCGGCGGCGATCCGGCTGCCCCTGAGCACGATCGGCATGCTCCAGTACCTGGCGCCCATCCTGCAGTTCCTCATCGGCCTGCTGGTCCAGGACGAGCGGATGCCCGCGAGCCGCTGGGCCGGATTCCTCCTGGTGTGGCTCGCCCTCATCGCCCTGACATGGGACGGGGTGCGCGCCGCGCGACGGACGCGGCCGCTCCCCGAGCCGGTGCCCGAGGCCGTCCACTAG
- a CDS encoding flavin monoamine oxidase family protein, protein MEKHHEGSSRRNFLGMAASATLLQVMTGAVPAHAETAPAGLFKAPAGKANGKSVVILGAGVSGMTVAGKLIQAGYAVTVLEARDRTGGRAFTVRRGDKITEVWADGSSRTITCQFDPGLYLNAGPSRLSHQHQRVLALCRRFRIPLEPYIMQSTANLYQTDKAWKKASKTHRRIAFDTAGYVAAYAAAAVKKGIPGDTLTDAQREKLLTLLVEFGQLDKTDHTYTGSVRAGLAKPLSVTQMAEKIDPLRLTDLLQSEFWNDQFYRGSDIVWQGTMFQPIGGMDIIARSIAKTLPAGTVTLNAPVHAIRLGDDGVRISWKDAQGTHDKTFDHCLSSIPIPVLRQQVHLEGFSTDFTWSIQNAQAAPTCKVGWQANQRFWESDKYQIYGGISWLGNNVRQIVYPSNDFFSPTGKGTLTGAYASYDAGAEFGDLTHDQRLATARAAGAKLHEEFNSQAIVPDDKAISIAWHKVPYTLHGWAHWDPDVPDHKKIYQTLIYPQGNNNFMVIGDQLSPLPGWQEGALMSAEWAFEWIHGDRRIARVPVQQVPDSKALTTGHTT, encoded by the coding sequence ATGGAAAAGCACCACGAAGGATCCTCACGCAGGAACTTCCTGGGCATGGCCGCCTCCGCCACCCTGCTGCAAGTGATGACGGGCGCCGTTCCCGCCCACGCGGAAACCGCACCCGCCGGCCTTTTCAAGGCGCCCGCCGGGAAGGCCAACGGGAAGAGCGTGGTGATCCTCGGCGCCGGAGTCAGCGGAATGACCGTCGCCGGAAAGCTGATCCAGGCCGGATACGCGGTCACCGTCCTGGAGGCCCGCGACCGCACCGGCGGCCGCGCCTTCACCGTCCGGCGCGGCGACAAGATCACCGAAGTGTGGGCGGACGGCTCGTCCCGCACCATCACGTGCCAGTTCGACCCGGGCCTCTACCTCAACGCCGGGCCGAGCCGGCTCTCCCACCAGCACCAGCGGGTCCTCGCCCTGTGCCGCCGTTTCCGCATCCCCCTTGAGCCCTACATCATGCAGTCGACCGCGAACCTCTATCAGACCGACAAGGCGTGGAAGAAGGCGAGCAAGACCCACCGCCGGATCGCCTTCGACACCGCCGGATACGTCGCCGCCTACGCGGCCGCCGCGGTCAAGAAGGGAATCCCCGGCGACACTTTGACCGACGCCCAGCGTGAGAAGCTCCTGACCCTCCTGGTGGAGTTCGGCCAGCTCGACAAGACCGACCACACCTACACGGGTTCCGTCCGCGCGGGCCTCGCCAAACCCCTCAGCGTCACGCAGATGGCCGAGAAGATCGACCCGCTGCGCCTCACCGACCTCTTGCAAAGCGAGTTCTGGAACGACCAGTTCTACCGTGGCAGCGATATCGTCTGGCAGGGCACGATGTTCCAGCCGATCGGCGGCATGGACATCATCGCCCGCTCCATCGCCAAGACACTTCCCGCCGGAACCGTCACGCTGAACGCCCCCGTCCACGCCATCCGCCTGGGCGACGACGGCGTCCGGATCTCCTGGAAGGACGCCCAGGGGACGCACGACAAGACGTTCGACCATTGCCTCAGCAGCATCCCCATCCCGGTCCTGAGACAACAGGTCCACCTGGAAGGTTTCTCCACCGACTTCACCTGGTCGATCCAGAACGCCCAGGCCGCGCCCACCTGCAAGGTCGGCTGGCAGGCCAACCAGCGATTCTGGGAATCCGACAAATACCAGATCTATGGCGGCATCAGCTGGCTCGGCAACAACGTCCGGCAGATCGTCTATCCGTCGAACGACTTCTTCTCCCCCACCGGCAAGGGCACCCTCACCGGCGCCTACGCCTCCTACGACGCCGGAGCCGAATTCGGCGACCTCACCCACGACCAGCGCCTGGCAACGGCCCGCGCCGCCGGAGCGAAGCTCCACGAGGAGTTCAACAGCCAGGCCATCGTCCCGGACGACAAGGCGATATCCATCGCCTGGCACAAGGTCCCCTACACCCTCCACGGCTGGGCCCACTGGGACCCCGACGTCCCCGACCACAAGAAGATCTACCAGACCCTCATCTACCCCCAGGGCAACAACAACTTCATGGTGATCGGCGACCAGCTCTCCCCCCTCCCCGGCTGGCAGGAAGGCGCGCTGATGTCCGCCGAATGGGCCTTCGAATGGATCCACGGCGACCGCCGCATCGCCCGCGTCCCCGTCCAGCAGGTCCCCGACTCCAAAGCCCTGACCACCGGCCACACAACCTGA
- a CDS encoding DUF397 domain-containing protein translates to MTTWRKASKSTSEGGACVELAALPSTVGVRDSKDPEGPRLALPAVSFRELVTAIKRGDHDMP, encoded by the coding sequence ATGACCACATGGCGCAAAGCAAGCAAAAGCACATCTGAAGGCGGGGCCTGCGTAGAGCTGGCCGCCCTCCCCTCGACCGTGGGTGTCCGGGACAGCAAGGATCCGGAGGGTCCCAGGCTCGCGCTTCCCGCCGTGAGTTTCCGCGAGCTTGTGACCGCGATCAAGCGTGGTGACCACGACATGCCCTGA
- a CDS encoding response regulator: MKPIRVLVVDDQELVREGIASLLGVQPGIEVIGTAADGAEAVAAALSARVPADVVLMDVRMPGTDGVAATAELRRRVPSCKVVMLTTFDDDEYVVQALRAGATGYLLKNLPAAELAAAVRLACSGVAQLDSTITRRLAAALPGPADLTSRETDVLRLIAAGATNKEIATRLYLSEGTVKNHISRILQRLNLRDRTQAALYARDQGLL, encoded by the coding sequence GTGAAGCCCATCCGCGTCCTCGTGGTGGACGATCAGGAACTCGTCCGCGAGGGGATCGCCTCCCTCCTCGGCGTCCAGCCCGGGATCGAGGTCATCGGCACCGCCGCCGACGGCGCCGAGGCCGTCGCCGCCGCCCTGTCCGCGCGGGTGCCCGCCGACGTCGTCCTGATGGACGTGCGGATGCCGGGCACGGACGGCGTCGCCGCCACCGCCGAGCTCCGCCGCCGCGTCCCGTCCTGCAAGGTCGTGATGCTCACCACCTTCGACGACGACGAGTACGTCGTCCAGGCGCTGCGCGCGGGCGCGACCGGCTACCTGCTCAAGAACCTGCCCGCCGCCGAGCTCGCCGCCGCCGTCCGCCTGGCCTGCTCGGGCGTCGCGCAGCTCGACTCCACGATCACCCGCCGCCTCGCCGCCGCGCTCCCCGGCCCCGCCGACCTCACCTCCCGCGAGACCGACGTCCTGCGGCTCATCGCCGCCGGCGCGACCAACAAGGAGATCGCCACCCGCCTCTACCTCAGCGAAGGGACCGTCAAGAACCACATCTCACGCATCCTGCAGCGGCTGAATCTCAGAGACCGGACCCAGGCCGCCCTCTACGCACGAGACCAAGGGCTCCTTTAG
- a CDS encoding type II toxin-antitoxin system VapB family antitoxin produces the protein MTKKLIDIDEDALAAAAEVYGTRTMKDTVNTALAEAAAVLRRRQALARLRRRAQAGQFDELYAKDAYRSRPSAVPGDADAE, from the coding sequence ATGACCAAGAAATTGATCGACATCGACGAAGACGCCCTTGCCGCCGCAGCCGAGGTGTACGGCACCCGAACGATGAAGGACACCGTCAACACGGCCCTCGCCGAAGCCGCCGCTGTGCTGCGCCGCCGCCAGGCTCTCGCGCGGCTTCGCCGACGGGCCCAGGCCGGGCAGTTCGACGAGCTGTACGCCAAGGACGCCTACCGCTCAAGGCCCTCCGCCGTCCCAGGCGACGCCGACGCCGAGTGA
- a CDS encoding PIN domain nuclease translates to MTAHWLADTSAVVRLLRDDQAYSQWEAMLARRLVAICPITELEILYSARSPADRADLVDELAEVFGWLAVPDRAYGRALTVQADLTARGQHRAPGPVDLLVAAAADLHDVTLLHYDRDFDQIAEVTNQAMQWLAAPGTLDRPKG, encoded by the coding sequence GTGACCGCCCACTGGCTAGCCGATACCTCTGCAGTCGTCAGGCTGCTTCGCGACGACCAGGCGTACAGCCAGTGGGAGGCCATGCTCGCTCGCCGTCTGGTCGCGATCTGCCCGATCACCGAACTGGAGATCCTCTACAGCGCCCGGTCACCGGCCGATCGCGCCGACCTGGTGGATGAGTTGGCCGAGGTGTTCGGCTGGCTGGCCGTACCAGACCGGGCTTACGGACGCGCTTTGACCGTCCAAGCGGATCTCACGGCACGCGGGCAGCACCGTGCCCCCGGTCCCGTCGACCTTCTCGTCGCCGCGGCTGCTGATCTGCATGACGTCACACTGCTGCACTATGACCGCGACTTCGATCAGATTGCCGAAGTGACGAACCAGGCGATGCAGTGGCTCGCCGCTCCTGGCACCCTTGACCGGCCCAAAGGGTGA
- a CDS encoding DNA-binding protein yields MDRTRSRLSAGTLVLDCEGLVKWCGADQRVTALVRETQDNDFRVVASALTPIEAQDIRTKPDRLRWYLSRLRIEPVTEEISLAAADLLRVHRLHGHQYAIDAVVASTALRAPKPVVLLTSDEGAMTTLCGKSIKVVAV; encoded by the coding sequence GTGGACCGGACACGAAGCAGGCTGAGCGCGGGGACGCTCGTCCTCGACTGCGAGGGTCTGGTCAAGTGGTGCGGAGCCGATCAACGCGTCACCGCTCTGGTCCGCGAAACCCAGGACAACGACTTCCGCGTGGTGGCCAGTGCGCTCACTCCGATCGAAGCCCAGGACATCCGGACCAAGCCGGACAGGCTCCGTTGGTACCTGTCCAGGCTCCGCATCGAACCGGTCACCGAAGAGATCAGCCTGGCGGCCGCCGACCTCCTTCGCGTCCACCGCCTTCACGGGCATCAGTACGCGATCGATGCGGTCGTCGCCTCGACTGCGCTTCGGGCTCCCAAGCCCGTCGTACTGCTCACTTCTGACGAGGGCGCCATGACGACCCTCTGCGGAAAGTCCATCAAGGTAGTCGCCGTGTGA
- a CDS encoding ABC transporter permease translates to MTATSSAPGPTSGPGSGPTSGSASPPRDGSGGSPGYHVRRTLPLRVEAVRQFRRRRTLVAFGILLILPWVLVGAFKIGGDPGPDGIPSLVDVATASALNFALFALFVSTGFLLVVAVALFCGDTVASEAGWSSLRYLLAAPVPRARLLRQKLAVSLSYAVVAVVSLPLMALVAGTVGFGWGDVELPTGGTVPVGTALGRMAIIIGYSLVAQLVVAALAFLLSVTTDSPLGAVGGAVGLVIVSNILDAVTALGSWRDFLPTHWMYSWMDALQPQIQWTGMAKGAAISLSYAAVLFALAFRRFRNRDIVS, encoded by the coding sequence GTGACCGCGACCTCGTCCGCCCCCGGGCCGACCTCAGGACCCGGCTCCGGGCCGACCTCCGGATCCGCCTCCCCGCCGCGGGACGGATCCGGTGGATCACCGGGCTACCACGTGCGGCGGACACTGCCGCTGCGGGTGGAGGCCGTCCGCCAGTTCCGGCGGCGCCGCACCCTCGTCGCGTTCGGGATCCTGCTCATCCTGCCGTGGGTGCTGGTCGGCGCGTTCAAGATCGGCGGCGATCCGGGGCCCGACGGCATCCCGAGCCTGGTCGACGTCGCCACCGCGAGCGCGCTGAACTTCGCCCTCTTCGCCCTGTTCGTCTCGACGGGTTTCCTGCTGGTCGTCGCGGTCGCCCTGTTCTGCGGTGACACGGTGGCGAGCGAGGCCGGCTGGTCGTCCCTGCGCTACCTGCTCGCCGCGCCCGTCCCGCGCGCGCGGCTGCTCCGCCAGAAGCTGGCCGTGTCGCTGTCCTACGCCGTGGTCGCCGTCGTCAGCCTCCCGCTGATGGCGCTGGTCGCGGGCACCGTGGGCTTCGGCTGGGGCGACGTGGAGCTGCCGACCGGCGGAACCGTCCCGGTGGGCACGGCGCTCGGCCGGATGGCGATCATCATCGGCTACTCCCTCGTCGCCCAGCTCGTCGTCGCGGCGCTGGCGTTCCTGCTGTCGGTCACCACCGACTCGCCCCTCGGCGCGGTCGGCGGCGCCGTCGGCCTGGTCATCGTCAGCAACATCCTGGACGCGGTGACCGCGCTCGGCTCGTGGCGCGACTTCCTGCCCACCCACTGGATGTACTCGTGGATGGACGCGCTCCAACCCCAGATCCAGTGGACGGGCATGGCCAAGGGCGCCGCGATATCCCTCTCCTACGCCGCCGTCCTGTTCGCGCTGGCGTTCCGCCGTTTCCGGAACCGCGACATCGTCTCCTGA
- a CDS encoding DUF397 domain-containing protein — MIVWRKASQSDTSGGDCVEIAQLPENIGVRDSKNPLGPAFALSPTSFRALVHDVKTGNHDTP, encoded by the coding sequence ATGATCGTTTGGCGCAAGGCGTCTCAGAGCGACACGTCCGGCGGCGACTGTGTTGAGATTGCGCAGCTACCGGAAAACATCGGAGTACGAGACAGCAAGAACCCCCTTGGCCCCGCCTTCGCGCTCTCCCCGACGTCCTTCCGGGCCCTCGTTCACGACGTTAAGACGGGTAACCACGACACCCCCTAA
- a CDS encoding sensor histidine kinase, with protein MVMTRPVPWVSPVLCLAVLLGGVYYAVVEAGPSPRTAGFAASLLLLAGLDVLDGRLPSPGRRLPPLDGRLWQVVLLAARIVLYLAAGALDVSGIARVLFVLVPFTAYFAFGRRTSVALGVACVASLVTVFSVRVEDWQTRSEYVSDVVMFGLGIVLSITMASVAVRERDARMRLERTMRDAEALSAERERTRLAREIHDSLGHHLTAIGIQLEKAETFADLDPGAARDALSNARWSADRALTEVRQSVRTLGRHPFRLTEALNDLIDHLNNDSLAISLDVTGDDQDRPLAPLTAVYRTAQEALTNACRHSEATHIRLSLAYEEKGASLVVTDDGRGFDLREGFGLRGMRERIAHIGGRMELASAPGRTTVSVTVPW; from the coding sequence ATGGTGATGACGCGCCCGGTGCCGTGGGTGTCACCCGTCCTCTGCCTGGCAGTACTCCTTGGCGGCGTGTACTACGCCGTCGTAGAGGCGGGCCCCTCGCCCCGCACGGCGGGTTTCGCCGCCTCCCTCCTCCTGCTGGCGGGACTGGACGTCCTCGACGGACGTCTCCCATCCCCCGGCCGGCGCCTGCCACCGCTCGACGGCCGTCTCTGGCAGGTCGTGCTGCTCGCGGCGCGGATCGTGCTCTATCTCGCGGCCGGCGCCCTCGACGTCTCCGGGATCGCGCGCGTGCTGTTCGTGCTCGTCCCCTTCACCGCGTACTTCGCCTTCGGCCGCCGGACGTCCGTCGCCCTGGGCGTCGCCTGCGTCGCGTCCCTGGTCACCGTGTTCTCCGTCCGGGTCGAGGACTGGCAGACCCGCTCCGAGTACGTCTCCGACGTCGTGATGTTCGGCCTCGGGATCGTCCTGTCGATCACGATGGCGTCCGTCGCCGTCCGCGAGCGCGACGCCCGCATGCGCCTGGAGCGGACGATGCGCGACGCCGAGGCGCTGTCCGCCGAACGCGAGCGCACCCGCCTCGCCCGCGAGATCCACGACAGCCTCGGCCACCACCTGACCGCGATCGGCATCCAGCTGGAGAAGGCGGAGACGTTCGCCGACCTCGACCCCGGCGCCGCCCGGGACGCGCTCTCCAACGCCCGCTGGTCGGCCGACCGCGCCCTCACCGAGGTACGGCAGTCCGTGCGCACGCTCGGACGGCACCCCTTCCGCCTTACCGAGGCGCTCAACGACCTGATAGACCACCTGAACAACGACAGCCTCGCCATAAGCCTCGACGTGACAGGCGACGACCAAGACCGCCCCTTGGCGCCCCTCACGGCCGTCTACCGCACAGCCCAGGAAGCTTTGACGAACGCCTGCCGCCACTCGGAGGCGACACACATCCGCCTGTCCCTCGCCTACGAGGAGAAGGGTGCGAGCCTGGTCGTCACCGACGACGGCCGTGGTTTCGACCTCCGCGAAGGGTTCGGCCTACGCGGGATGCGCGAACGCATCGCCCACATCGGCGGCCGTATGGAACTCGCCAGCGCACCCGGCCGGACCACCGTCTCGGTGACGGTGCCTTGGTGA
- a CDS encoding tannase/feruloyl esterase family alpha/beta hydrolase — protein MALRSAVLVPTLLASLLSPAAAVADAGCGEQRLRVPGAERSVAACLDDLTTAGTVPGGHTDPADWAGLEAPGTVNPSGVPGIQIDGYFPDTSAGNPTHGWNHDAQFVIRLPRKWNGGLVVSAPPGVREQYANDRIIGDHVLAKGYAFAATDKGGTGAAIYKGGRRPGDVIQEWHRRLAQLTVAAKSVAAQRYGSAPRYTYAAGLSAGGYIVRGQLERHTGLYTGGVDWNALLFTAKGPNLLTTLPPALRAYPRYAAGKPGAHEEMLAAGYPAGSEPLWGAHYKNQWDFLQRITREELDPSYDGAAEAGTPFCPEGTGAGCDTDYDYGSRPRSVHDAVRRVSLTGRIARPLISVHGTLDVLAPISKTGDVYAKMVRDSGRGSLHRYYRVPGGTHTDGFSAAFPTLVRPMQSDFLTAFDRLVAWTQRGVQPPPSS, from the coding sequence ATGGCGTTGCGATCCGCCGTGCTTGTCCCGACGTTGCTCGCCTCTCTTCTGAGCCCGGCCGCCGCGGTGGCCGACGCGGGTTGCGGGGAGCAGAGGCTCCGCGTCCCGGGCGCCGAGCGTTCCGTCGCGGCCTGCCTGGACGACCTGACCACCGCCGGGACCGTGCCCGGCGGCCACACCGACCCGGCCGACTGGGCCGGCCTGGAGGCGCCCGGGACGGTCAACCCGTCGGGCGTCCCGGGCATCCAGATCGACGGGTACTTCCCCGACACGTCCGCCGGCAACCCGACCCACGGGTGGAACCACGATGCCCAGTTCGTGATCCGGCTTCCGCGGAAGTGGAACGGAGGTCTGGTCGTCAGCGCCCCGCCGGGTGTGAGGGAGCAGTACGCGAACGACCGCATCATCGGCGACCACGTCCTGGCCAAGGGGTACGCGTTCGCGGCGACCGACAAGGGCGGCACCGGCGCGGCCATCTACAAGGGCGGACGGCGTCCGGGGGACGTGATCCAGGAGTGGCACAGGCGCCTCGCCCAGCTGACAGTGGCTGCCAAATCTGTCGCGGCGCAGCGGTACGGGAGCGCGCCGCGCTACACGTACGCGGCCGGGCTGTCCGCGGGCGGATACATCGTCCGGGGGCAACTCGAACGCCACACCGGGCTCTACACGGGCGGGGTCGACTGGAACGCGCTCCTGTTCACCGCGAAGGGCCCGAACCTGCTCACCACCCTGCCGCCCGCGCTGCGCGCCTATCCCCGGTACGCGGCCGGTAAGCCGGGCGCGCATGAGGAGATGCTCGCGGCCGGGTATCCGGCCGGTTCCGAGCCGCTCTGGGGCGCCCACTACAAGAACCAGTGGGACTTCTTGCAGCGGATCACGCGCGAGGAACTCGACCCGTCCTACGACGGCGCCGCCGAAGCCGGTACACCGTTCTGCCCGGAGGGGACGGGTGCGGGCTGCGACACCGACTACGACTACGGGTCGCGTCCGCGGTCGGTGCACGACGCCGTGCGGCGGGTGTCCTTGACGGGACGGATCGCACGCCCGCTCATCAGCGTCCACGGCACGCTCGACGTGCTGGCGCCGATCAGCAAGACCGGTGACGTCTACGCCAAGATGGTGCGGGACTCCGGACGCGGATCGTTGCACCGCTACTACCGTGTTCCCGGCGGTACCCACACGGATGGGTTCAGCGCTGCGTTCCCCACGCTCGTCCGGCCGATGCAGTCCGACTTCCTCACGGCGTTCGACCGGCTCGTCGCCTGGACGCAGCGGGGTGTTCAGCCGCCTCCGTCCTCCTAA